Proteins co-encoded in one Eschrichtius robustus isolate mEscRob2 chromosome 8, mEscRob2.pri, whole genome shotgun sequence genomic window:
- the LOC137768826 gene encoding LOW QUALITY PROTEIN: olfactory receptor 10AC1-like (The sequence of the model RefSeq protein was modified relative to this genomic sequence to represent the inferred CDS: deleted 3 bases in 3 codons) — translation MDSRSNATTPCGLLLQGFAESPHLRPMLFLLLLAVHLATLSGNLLILVAVASVPRRPPMLLFLCQLSAIELCYMLAVVPCSLAQLASPGRGRDSPISFLGCAVQMQMFVALGGAQCFLLAAMACDRYVAICHPLRYAAVVTPGLCTRLALACCLGELAVSVGFTVAVFNLPFCGSRLLVHFFGDNTALLHLACTQSYAEELRPLGAGLVLLLRPPSVLILASHGAIAAALSRLRSPRGRRKAASTCASHLAVTFLHHLHHGCPTFTYVRPKASYSPRQDRTLALVYINVTPLLYPLIYSLRNRKITATIRRVLSPRAGSV, via the exons ATGGACAGCCGCAGCAACGCCACCACGCCCTGCGGCCTCCTCCTGCAGGGCTTCGCTGAGTCTCCCCACCTGAGGCCCATGctcttcctgctgctgctggccgTGCACCTGGCTACCCTGAGCGGGAACCTGCTCATCCTGGTGGCCGTGGCCTCAGTGCCCAGACGGCCGCCCATGCTACTCTTCCTGTGCCAGCTGTCAGCCATCGAGCTCTGCTACATGCTGGCGGTGGTGCCCTGCTCCCTGGCCCAACTGGCCTCGCCAGGCCGCGGCCGAGACAGCCCCATCTCCTTCCTGGGCTGCGCTGTTCAGATGCAGATGTTCGTGGCTCTGGGCGGGGCCCAGTGCTTCCTGCTGGCCGCTATGGCCTGTGACCGCTACGTGGCCATCTGCCACCCGCTGCGCTACGCGGCTGTGGTGACACCTGGGCTGTGCACGCGGCTGGCCCTGGCCTGCTGCCTCGGGGAACTGGCGGTGTCCGTGGGGTTCACAGTAGCCGTCTTCAACCTGCCTTTCTGCGGCTCCCGCCTGCTAGTGCATTTCTTCGGCGACAACACAGCGCTG CTGCACCTGGCCTGCACGCAGAGCTACGCGGAGGAGCTGCGTCCGCTGGGCGCCGGCCTGGTGCTGCTGCTGCGGCCC CCCTCGGTGCTCATCCTGGCCTCCCATGGCGCCATCGCCGCCGCCCTGAGCCGCCTGCGCTCCCCACGCGGCAGGCGCAAGGCCGCCTCCACCTGCGCCTCGCACCTGGCCGTCACCTTCCTCCACCAT CTCCACCATGGCTGTCCCACCTTCACGTACGTGCGGCCCAAGGCCAGCTACTCCCCACGGCAGGATCGCACGCTGGCGCTGGTCTACATCAACGTCACGCCGCTGCTCTACCCGCTCATCTACAGCCTGCGCAACCGCAAAATCACCGCCACCATCCGCAGGGTGCTGAGCCCCAGGGCAGGGTCTGTGTGA